Proteins co-encoded in one Microbacterium hydrocarbonoxydans genomic window:
- a CDS encoding Na+/H+ antiporter subunit E, whose product MSPTETGRHFWRDIRVQLPFLAWLVVLWMLLWGQFTVLAFVSGLVVAVFVTRVFRLPTVELSGRINIWYAALLIVQFLFAVLRGAVAVTVQVFDFRHQPGAAIIAVPLRYADDLMMTHVSVVSSLVPGSLVVEADRDRQVLYLHVIGVRSMADVEKQRAGVLRWERRVVRALGAPAQYRALKADERAARAGAADGATRGGAR is encoded by the coding sequence ATGAGCCCCACCGAGACCGGCCGTCACTTCTGGCGGGACATCCGCGTGCAGCTGCCGTTCCTGGCGTGGCTCGTGGTGCTCTGGATGCTGCTGTGGGGGCAGTTCACCGTGCTGGCGTTCGTCTCGGGCCTCGTGGTGGCAGTGTTCGTCACACGCGTCTTCCGGCTGCCGACCGTCGAGCTCTCCGGCCGCATCAACATCTGGTACGCCGCGTTGCTCATCGTGCAGTTCCTGTTCGCCGTGCTCCGTGGCGCCGTCGCCGTCACGGTGCAGGTGTTCGACTTCCGTCACCAGCCCGGTGCCGCGATCATCGCCGTGCCGCTGCGCTACGCCGACGACCTGATGATGACGCACGTCTCGGTCGTGTCGTCTCTGGTCCCCGGATCTCTCGTGGTCGAGGCGGACCGCGACCGACAGGTGCTGTACCTGCATGTGATCGGGGTTCGCAGCATGGCCGACGTCGAGAAGCAGCGTGCGGGCGTGCTGCGCTGGGAGCGACGGGTCGTGCGTGCGCTCGGCGCCCCCGCGCAGTACCGTGCCCTCAAGGCAGATGAGCGAGCGGCGCGTGCCGGCGCGGCCGATGGCGCGACCAGGGGAGGTGCCCGATGA
- a CDS encoding monovalent cation/H+ antiporter complex subunit F — protein MNVLLLAIMVVFGVAAILTIIRIVRGPSILDRAVASDVLLTEVMCVLGAEMAINGHTRTIPVLLIIAAVGVFGSISVARFVARRDNTTP, from the coding sequence ATGAATGTGCTGCTGCTGGCGATCATGGTCGTCTTCGGAGTGGCCGCCATCCTGACGATCATCCGCATCGTTCGCGGTCCCTCGATCCTCGACCGCGCGGTCGCGTCAGACGTGCTGCTCACCGAGGTGATGTGCGTGCTCGGCGCCGAGATGGCCATCAACGGTCACACCCGCACGATCCCGGTGCTGCTGATCATCGCCGCCGTCGGCGTCTTCGGCTCGATCTCGGTGGCCCGATTCGTCGCCAGAAGGGACAACACGACTCCATGA